The Macadamia integrifolia cultivar HAES 741 chromosome 4, SCU_Mint_v3, whole genome shotgun sequence genome contains the following window.
AAAAAGATCACCGGAGTTACTTTCTGCGTTTCATGCATTTCTACGTTTGGCCTTTTCTTCCTCCAGGAGATTCCTCATCCCCAATACTCCAGTTTCACATAGTCTGTTAATGCCAATGGCAATCCcataccaaaataaaatatatgcaATGTACAGAACAATTGGCGCACTCTATTGGACAAAGGGAAACTTAAGCATCCAAAAATGGTTGGACATGGTCCCAAAATCAGGGAAAAAATCATAAAtcctagttttcttttttcttttgtttaaccTAATGGATAAGGAAAAACAGGATATccataaattcaaatttttgtaattttaagtTTTCATAAATTATATTAATACAAGTGTCCattaagaatcaaagaaaaCGCATGCAATATGGTGAATCACCAATGTGCTCTAACGGGCAACAAGAAACTTCAGCATGCAAAAGTAGTTCAACATGACTTCAATAAAAATTAATTCATTGAATcctatatttctttttcttgaccCAACAGATATggaaagttaaaaaaaagatggaagttGGTATCAAATCTTCCTTGAAAACGGTGTGTTCACAATGGTCAACTGACGAGGTAACCATATATGCTCAATTCAATTATCAAGATGATGACTATAGTCTATAGCTATCCTAGTAACAAAAGGAAGTTTAGAGCTGTTGTTAAGTAATAAATTGTCTTTAGAGGTATATAAAATGCTGGTACATAAAGGAGGCCTTCTTTAAAGAGAGATTGAAATGGACAAGGTTCTCTAGTGTTTGTTGCTTGCTTCTTGGCATCTTACCTCTTTTTGTTCTCATTTCTTTTTAAGACTACTAGCACGTTTTCAGTTCAGTCTTTGCCTTTCACTTTGGACTGCATGTCTCTATAACTTGCAACttgtaaattttaatttaagcAGTGGCATGTCTAGTAGTTATACTTCCGATCAGGTTTGACATTCTGAAACTAAGGAAGGAAATGATTAAAAGGGCAAATGTTGTAATCCTTATTTCAAAGTGTATGTCATGAAGTATGCAGTATCAAATTCTCAGTTTTAAGTGTCTGTGTGTCCCTTGTGAAAGTTCATGTTgaatggaaaatgttcgttatATTTCTAATGTCCAAAagatgaataaaattgaatagaGAGATTTAGGCAGCAAGAGAATTCCACCGAGCATTTAAACACAAATAACAGAACTAATAGAGAAGGATCTTGCCTGTTTGTAACTTCCACCGTTTCCTGGAATAAAAAGAACAGGAATGCCATTGAGCTTTTGGAGATGCTCCTTAAAATCAATCTTTTTCCATCCTTCGTGATACAAGAACAATCCATATTTTGCAGAAGACACGTTTGCAGGAGTAGATATAGGAATGTACGTAGGATACATGTAAGTCATGATACAACCATTCGGAACGGGTCTCAACAAACCATATAAAGCACCAAGACCAATCCATGCCGCAATAATAACCAAAACTGCTACTCTGCATTTGGCTCTGAAACCCTGCATTGTCAAATCGAACTCTGCGCCAAGTTAAGTCACTAAAGCAACACAAACTCCAATCCACGTGAACAGGCACACAAATTGCAATCAAACAGCATACTGCTTAATATGATTCAGCTTCAGGCTAAAGCGTATGTCTAGAAACCTACTACAACAACACAAAACTCACTTGGAAGACCTTGAACATTCAAATACACAATCTGAATATGAAGATTGAACACGAAGAAATCACCCTAACCAGCTTCAAGGAACGCGTTAAGCAAATGAGCAAGATCTTCCTTAGTGTAATTAGTGCACAGCCTCAATACTGCTAATATACATCTTCAGGAAACAAACGTAAGGCGCGCATAGATCTTCAGCCAAAAATCTGAAGATCCATGCAAATCTCTTCAATTCCAGCTCTCTATAAGCGAGGGAAAAAACAGTTCCGGATCGATCTACAGCCTCAAAAATCCCAATCCGAATCATTTACATAAAGGACAGCAATATGAAGGCCGAACCTCACTGTTGCAAGTTCCATCAGCGATAAATTTCATGTTCTTTCAGATCAAGCAACGTGCTCTATGCAGTGATTGCAGTCTACCGAATAAGAAACTTTCAATATTGACCTTTGGAGAATAAAAATCTCGTTAATAGGGATTCCTATGGTGAAACCTAACGATCTCGAGCTCGTTCTGAGAAGAAACAGGTTTCCCCCACTGTTCGTTTTGAATTCACCATTGAAGGCCGTACCTGAGAGCAAAACCGATCCATAAATGCCTGATGGAGAACATTTAAAGGTCCTTTTGCCGAAAATGGTCTATGCAGTAGTCCGAAAAGATAGATCTGCTTTTGGCcttttggttttgaaatgaaACAGACGATAGAATGTGAAGATCAATCACCACAGTAGCAATTGCTTAGTTACATCGAACCATTGGTTTATGATGGTCCCACTTGCATATCTGGCCTGTGTCTAGAATTTAGTTGCGTAACTatttttaaacataaaaaaaaaaaataataataataataataataatttttatcaagttcatatataaaatgtcaaaattttaaaaatatatataatttttatcacTGACCatggttacaacaagattttccttgattaatttttttatttttcttgatgcATTGCAATACCTTACGGATATTATATCAGTGGTATCAAAATATAAGAAggcaaaatggtaaaaataTGATATCAATATATGGGGGGCAAAATCATCTAATATCATGAACCAAATCCTATATTTAACTTCTCTCCCAAGCAAAAGTAAACACTGAACAAAAAAATATCTAAATCCCCTCCCGACAAAACAAAGCATTATTCCGCCTCACTGAGTTTGGTAAAATGTTTACTTCttgataatatttttatattaagaAGTGTTTGAATGACATCTGCAGGTGTATTAAGAACTCGACACCATCTTTTAATTGTCCATTGTTCTATTCCCAAACGTTCTATATGATAAGGTTAtaaaatggtttcaaaaataatttgaaaatgaaatatCATAATGTCATTGTTATTCATATTTTTCAAGTATACATGTAAAATGTCACTATTCTAATTATATAAGAAAAATCATATATCatataaaacaacaaaaaaaaaaaaaaaattaatattataaattatttaacaccttgaggagtatcagtaaaaaaattcattttatatTAAGAACGCTTTTGAAGTATTTCTACTATCTAAAGCGCGTATACGAGATAATGGCACATTTTGATGATTGGTTGTTAGAGGTGATTTTGGATCGCAACAAAAATCCTCGATCAAGCAAGAATTGAGGTCTCAACAAATTTTAGGAAATCTCAAGAGCCTGGGCATATTATGGATGCACTGTTCTTTTCAAGTATTATTTATTGCTCACTCCCCTTTGTGCTTTCTCATTTCCACCTTTGAGGGTTAGTTCACTTGATGGAAGTACAACAGCATGACCAACCTATATATGTTGAAACACTCCATGctaataatgattacaaaagtttattttttaggtttaaatttttaattccccaaaaattttacttttggaCAGTTTTGTTTAGAGGTTGGGGTGGGATTTAAGGGTAGTTGTGCGAACTATACCACCCCAATAATATTTAAGTTATTTTGTTTAACAAGAGTGGGATCATGGggaaacatgttcacatttctTGTCTATCCACGTGGACATCAATTTCTCCCACCCTAGCTCTCACCATGGTGGGACTTTGATGGGGTATTTGACAAACTTCCATCGTCCCACCAAGCAGCTGCAACCACCATCAGCAGCATCAGCAACACCACCCTAGCGGCGGTCACACCATATCTtctatctccttcttcttctccttcttcgcttcttcctctgtctcattcttcttcatttgtcttctttttattttgtattattcttcttctcctcgtctcctcctttgcttcttcccctatatatatatatatatatatatttgttagcGATTCTTCCTCTGTCTCATTATTCTTCTCCTCGTCGTCTCCTTCGCTTCTTCCTCTATCTGATACTTAGACAACACCTGAAGGCCGAAGCCCCCACCCAAACGAACCCATAATCCAAAGCAGGGCAGACTGATCGAGTCTCAGAGAGTTTCATTCCTTGAAAAACAATGGAGGAAGGTTTCTGCAAATGCAACGATGGCTCATATAGAGTCTTCGAGTTCTATAGCGGCATTGGAGGCATGGTAACCATCTCCACCACAAATGAACCCTAATTTTCTTATGCTCTCGTTtacttaggctctctttggtatgatttatattttgatttattaactattttttataaattatttgtaacaataaattatggactaCAAATAGTATTCATTtgattactatttataaaatagattatatagtgagaaaataggtttcaggtTTCACCTTCAGCCTTGAGATTCGAGCGAGATAAAAGataggatttgggttttttattgaaaaagtataaaacatattgaagttacctgtttacttttgattttgaatagtTTAGCACATATGCTCATTTAAAGTAGTGCAAAAATTAACacaaatgatttgttgccacagatcacaaatagcttgagagtaatttatGATTTGTGAgttattataatttattataaatagaaataagtgttataaattataccaaacacttgtaaaaatagaaataagtcaaataaatacaaatagaaatcaaaccaaagagagcctttgTTTTTAAACAAAGGTACTTAATCATGCAAGACCATGGTTGAAGCATTTGACATTAATGATAAAGCAAATTAACTATGTCTATGAATACAATGTCTATCAACCCTAGGAGGTTTTCCTCGTCTCCTCCTTCGTTTATTCCTTTGTCTTCAGAACTTCGATCATCCCAATCTTTcgttctttccctctttctctttctttctctccatctcttcttTCCAATCAAACGTTGCTTGGTGGGAACTTATCACTTTACCTCATATTtactttttttatctttcaccCAGTAATATGTGGGTCCCAACAACATTTCTACCCTCAACTCcccctctaaaaaaaaaaagcctttgcTTTATAGGTTCTCCTCCTCCAAACTGTCAACACATGGGGATAAGTTCATACTGAAACCCACCAGATGTTGGGTTACATGCAAGTCAAGTTGGAGGATCATCGGAGAGGATTCTAATCCGGTGCATCATCGATTTACTCAGGTGCAGGTTGATGACATAAGGATCATGTCAAAAGATAGACCAGAATCCATAGCTTGCATAAGCTCATGCATCGATGGACAGATTCCATGGGAAGCAAAcataaaatgtcaaaaaaaaaaaaaaaaaaaaaaacaccggGGGGTTTGTCAATGCATCTTAAATTACGGTAAGTACCTGTATGCTCCCGGATGCCAGTCTGCTGCTTTGTTTTTGTCGCCGTCCTTGTATTTCTGATCGCCTCCGTATTCGcgctttcttttcctttccttctcttccttgtGTTTGTGATCTTCTCCGTATTCACACTTTCTTCTCCGTTTCTTCTCATCGTCTCCATGAACTGAACGTCGGCGTCCATAGTTCTCTCTGCTCCTCCTACGATCACACCTCAAAATAGATTTACAAAAACAAAGATGGTAATGGAAGAACCACAATTGTGCCGATACCGCTTTGAACATCCTAAAACTATGTAACTGCAGCCTATTCCAACGAGTATTAAGACTCCAGATTTTGACTATTTGAGTGGCACTCCAAACTCTCAAAGCCCTGTGCGTGTTATAATTTTCCTTTCCCATCCCATAACAACTTTGCCGATTTTTCTCCCATACCAAAGGTAAGGATGTCAATTCGGAATCAAATCCAAAAATCGAGTCCAGATCCAGACTGAATACCCAGAACCATATCCAATCCATTATAAATCATGAATCTGAAACAAGTATTTATAATTCAATTTGGTCCGGATCtggatttatgccaagaaccGACGGTTATAACTAAAACCAGATCGGACTGGATAACTTAATCTccactttttcctctttaatttcCTCTTTAACTAAGAACTTATATTCAGTTTTTAGAAGCCCAAAATTTACCTCTTTTTATGCTATTTAATCTACATAAAGTGATCTTAGAGAATTTGATACTATAAGAGTTCGTCATTCTCTGCATATCGTGTTTTAAAGTAGTAAAATTAATGATATTAGAAGTTCAATAGATGATCCATagttcatgatttttttttttttcattattttgttggGGAAGACTAATAACATAACGAATAAACATTTACATTTTGTCTTTTGAATAGCAACTGCATAACAAAATCGAATTTGAAACTGGATACtggaaccaaataagaaccgaatacaaaatccaaatagGAACCAGAACCGGATAGGTTGGGTACAGGTACAGATTTTCAGAACCGAGATGAGACTTGGTCCGGTTCTAGATCACACTAACATTCCTTGGAatcgaaaccgaaactgaaccgaaTACCTGGTTccagaccgattgacacccttaactgaAGGGGGAGGAAGAACGATACCCGGTTGCGTAGCTGGTGCAATTTCCACAAAACTAGACATTGAACCGTTGGATTGAGAAATTTTAATGTAAACGGATAGTGTTCCTTCTcccattaaaagaaaataaaaaaattaggtaaGAGATCGCTACCTACTCGTGTCACCTTTACACCAATGCATGCTCTCCTACAAAGAGTCATCATCAATGGAAACTTTAGTTTCATAGGGGGTGAGGCAATAATTCCATGCACCCTTTTGTCTTGCGACCATTGTAGAGAATGCATGGCAATTTATTGGGGGTACAAGGAGAGACTTCTTGCTCCTAGTATAGGGAGTTGAACCGGACTTTCCACGTAATCtttatctctttttgtttttggtctATTCATAACCAAAATGGTACAATTACACCTTGAGCCATTCagacggggtgtttagtgctcttcactatatcagtgaaagttgaatgttCTCATTCAACTTTAGTATAACCTGGTCCATATGGTTGTGGGATTAGTATGGACCCACGAGACTAGTTAGTTGAAGGCCTGAATACCTGTCATNNNNNNNNNNNNNNNNNNNNaaaaaaaaaaaaaaaaaaaaaaaaaaaaaagaagaagtaagtTACAATTTAATCagtgtttttttgtttgatatCATTAAAAATGTATATTATAGGTATATAAcaaaagtggatttttttttgtaagggggaaaaaatgtaGTCTAGTTATGTAGATCATGCACTGAGACACATGAGCGTGCGAAATTACTCTAATCGTTAACATCAGATTTAAGTATTGATCACCACCTCTGTTACAGTATCAAAGAATTATGCTTTACTTATTCTTCAATTGTAGTTCTCATTTCTTAGTCAGTATTGCTAGCAAGTCGACTCATTCGAGTCTGACTAAGAATGCATTGTCTCTATTTTTGAGTAAAGAATGGCGGCCAACGCTTCTGAACATCCTTTCTTTATTCTCCataattttttgtcttttaaccTCTACAATTTGGAAATTCCTTCCTGCAATTTCATTCTTAAAATGTATTATACTCAAATTCACTTTCTTTTGAGTCTATTCTGAGCATGGAAATCTCAACCTTAGCCTTGCGTGTAGGTTGGAAAAGCCTAGCATAGACCTTACCGGGGCGGGCTTGGGCTCACTGGCCAAATGTGCACCCCCTAGCAATTATGTTATGGGAGAAAGTTTTCTACACTCTAGTGTACCATGGCCCTCTtgtgtggattttttttgtttttttttactgttttctcTCTTGTCCTAATCATGAGTCCTATGTAGATGATACTATTATTTGCATTGCCATTAGTATGTATAGGAGATTCCTTCGACACAAGCAACATAGGGAACCCTTCCCCTTTATGTCGTACTTTTATGCATTACAATTCTAGATATATATTGGAAAAAATGAGGCCTACAAATTTATAGCTGACCCGAACTTTCTTGAACCAATAACCATGGTCCAATATATGTTGGTCTGCTATTGTAGTTAGGGGTGTCGATTCCAAGCCTGCAATGCCAAACCCAActgagaaaagataaaataaaaccgACCATTTATTAGATGTGACGAGTTTAAGCCTAAACAATAACGAACAATTATCCTCTGCAGTGAGCGCGACGGTGCAGTGAGCATTAGATGACCTGAACCTTATTGAACCAATAACCATGGTCCAATATATGTTGGTCTGCTATTGTAGTTAGGGTTGTCGATTCTAAGCCTGCAATGCCAAGCCTAAttgagaaaagataaaataaaatcgaccatttattaaatgtgacGAGTTTAAGCCTATCCAATAAACGACAATTATCCTCTGCAGTGAGCGTGGCGGTGCAATGAGCATTAGATGACCGAGACCATCTAGGCACGTGCCTCAAGATTGTCTCACTCATCTGATGCTCATTGCACCGCTACACTCACGACAAAGAATAATTTTGCATCCAATAATATTCAATCATTCCTGACACAAAGATGCCACCTAATAAAGATCAAATGATTAATATTCTCACATATATAAAGTAAGTCCGTTTAGAGTTCGTTTAGGACATTTCTATCCAGTCCTATACGTTTAAAGCCCGATAAGTGATAACCGACCGAATGTTTTGTAAACTGAACCACGCCCAACCTACGATGCGATGTCCCAAAGTGGGAAATACCGATTAGGTCCGAGTCCCAACAACTAAAGTCTATTCATGACTTCGCCTTCTTGAAGAACACCTGAATCTGAGAATTCTTTCCTTCGTCAACACAAGTCGAAGCGAATAAGAACAGACAGAAAGAGTAGAGGACTTGTTGAAGAATCCAATCCGATTTTCCCTTTTTACTGAAGGATATCAGGTATTCGTTCCTTCACAACCTTCTACTTCTCTCTTCGAATCTCTTACTTATCTTGCTAGACTTCAATATTTTATGCTGCTTTTCTTTTCTCGTTGTTTTAGCTAATTTGTTACATTCACTGCTCCTCCTCGCCATCCGTAGAAGAGGTTGTGTTCCATTTCCCCTCTCATCTTTTCCACTCTGTtctttgtcatttatttttaataggTTCCTCTTCAAAAATCTGTGTTAATTACTGTTAGAGTTCTTGTATGGGTTACTGATTTTGGAATATATACGAATTTTCGTTAAAAAATTGGTAATTTTCTGAGTCTGCATTGCATGAAATGTACATTTGGTACATGCATCCATGTTTTTCTGACTGATTTTGGAATATGTACGAATTGCcataaaaatggtatttttcagAATCCTGATTAGCATGAATTCTACATTTGGTACATTTATCCAtgtttttctcttccctttagcCATATAGTTAACATACAAGATGAATGTGGAGGACCCGATGATCCTAACCATCTGAAAAATAATACCTTGTCTACCTGAATTTATATAGGTTGATTAGAAGAAAGTGAATTTGTATGATTTATTTCATATCTATATATGACTACATGGTACCCAGGCTTGATTGAGCTAAAGGTGTTTGAAGGGAGACTTGAAAGAGAAACTGTAATTATTTATATGCGTATGCATGTATGACTTGAGTTATAATTGGGCAGAATAAATGTAGACAAAAAGAAAGTTTTACAAGGTTTAGTGATTTGTTAGTAAGAGTGTAGACATGAATAATAGCACTTTCAATGTGGGATACATTCGAGATAGGGAGAGAGGTTGAGCGAGGACAGGGGAAGGGGTGTATTGTGTAATGTGTGTACGCTTACCATAAAGAGTGACGAAACCAATTTGGAAGGAAAACATGATCAAGGTCATGATTAGAATTTGTATATGTTTGTCTGAATGGAAATTCATGCATGAGTATGAGTATGTATTCTGGAATGTGATCAGTTGAAAAGTTTTATGATTGTATGTGTAGGACATGAATTTATGGTACCCTTGTTGATTAGTTGTCTACTTGATGTGATCAGTTCTGAGCTGCTGCTTATACATCTTGCTATGTCATCATGATAAGTTGTTCTCCCATCTCTACATGCGTGAAACATGTTGTCCGCCTTAGTAGGTATGATGGAAAGCAAAAGACTGCTCAAGTTTGTGTTATGGTGTCTCATTCACAATCAAACGCATGCTGTTTCCATTTCCATGCTGGCGACTCCCAACCTAGATATGCTGGTTTGACCATCTCTGGGAACTTCTCCAAATGGAGTAGAAACTGGCATCCATTAACTATCAAAAGCTCAGCAAATTCTACAGGACAGCAGAGAACATGTCTAGGGAGTTCATCACCATCGCAAAACATTTTTGTAAGGCTTTTGGTGCCAAGACGAGAAATATGTACCAAAGTTAGGTGGAATTTCAGACCCACATCTCCACAGCAAGGTGGTACCTCTGGTGGCCTGATTTTTGGCTTGCTGGTTtgcttttcaaatttcaatccaGTATATGCTGCAGTGGCCAAAAGGAAGAAGGATCACAAGGACGATTATGAGTCCTCCGAGACCACTTATTCACATGGGAAGAAAGTTTACACTGACTATTCCATCACAGGTGagcaaatattttattttcttggcttTATCAGCGGTGGATTTATCTTTTGTCTGCTGCAGGCATACCTGGAGATGGGAGATGTATGTTCCGCTCAGTGGCACATGGTGCTTGTCTACGATCTGGTAAACCGTCTCCTAGTGAGAGCCTTCAGAGAGAATTAGCAGATGAATTGCGAGCCCGAGTATGTTTTCTATGCCCTTCACTATTATCATGACGAATCTATTTGTGTACAGATATTCATTTGTATATGTTTCAAGTGTAAAAGTTTTTATTCCGAGACCAAATGTTCAACCATACAGCCAATTTTGTCTGGAATGTGATCCTATTCCATAAGTGTGTGCTGCCTAATAGATTAAGAGACCAAATTTGGCCTACTGATTTCAGTGCCCTTCCCAAAGTATTGGAtactgagttttttttttttttttttttggggggggggggggggcacatTTATTTATCTGTTTCAGCTATTCTATTGTCTTAGCTCACCGGTAGGAACTAGGGGGTAGCTCAATTGGCAAGGACCAACACCTCACATTGAAGAGGCCATGAATTCAACTCTCCACTGGGCCTAcctatcaaaatatatacatatatatatatatatatatagagcgAGCTTATACCTTAAATTTGCAACGTTCTCACTTTACAAATAAAGTAATCAATGTCAATGATATTAACAGTAGGTAATTGTCACCTCTGTTCATGCTTAGATGACTAGCCAAGTGCATAGCTTGATATCACTGGGTCTGTGTTGGGTAGCCGTTTTGGGACTGCCTGGTGGCTTATGCAATGCTTAGAGATTGCCTTGACCACACTGGATGTAGCCCCTTATTGAGTTATTGGCTCAGAATAGTAGGCATTTGCTTAGACTTTTGGTCTGACCTCGTGATGTCATTTTTTTGGTTGAGATCAGTGAGTAGATAGATTTACACGAATGTTGAACTATGACTATCAGACAACAACAAAGGCCCTTACTCATATACCTAAAAGTTTGGAGTTTGCACAGGGTTATTCTGCTTTAATTGTCAGCATTGGCTCTTGTGGAAAATGGTTTTAACCAATACTTGCCAACTCAGGCAAATAGGTATTTTGATGAAAAATATAGGAATTTGTAACTGgagagaaacttttttttttattttcctcatGTGGATAACTTAAACTATTCCCATTTTGCAAATATTTTTACAACTGCTTGAAATAATCTGCTTTTACAGGTTGCAGATGAGTTTGTCAAAAGACGAGAAGAGACAGAATGGTGAGTTTGCTAAAatcctttcttttctaattaTTATAGTCACAGTTCTTCCCAAGGGAGTCCAGCAATCTGCTTGGCCTGTCTCAGAAAACCCCGGAGAATTGGTGGGCTGGGAATTCTGGCATTCATCGGAGATTAAACTTGACTCACTTGTTATGTGTCAAAATAATTCCTGGATGGACATTTATTTGATTGAACCAAAATTATGCACAGGTTTGTGGAAGGAGATTTCGACACATATGTTTCACAAATTAGGAAGCCACATGTATGGGGAGGTGAACCTGAGTTATTCATGTCCTCACATGTTCTCCAGTAAgtcctttttttccccttaatttCTTTAGGAATGGTGAAAAAGTGGGTCTAAATCTGGGTTTCTATAATATCATGAGCCTATCCAACAGATAAGGACCAATCCAACCCTGACCCATTAGTATTTTGCAAGTTGAAAATCCTTAAATGTTCTATATTACTAGACAAAATCTGATCCCTGCATACCCCCATCTCATCCTATTGTTGGGTGGGGATTCGATAGTATCACTTTAAATCCTGACTATGCACCGTACATTCTTCACTTCCAACTAGAATAAACGTGTGGAAAGGGGAAAGGGTTAATATCTTTGAAGAACAAGGGCCCTCTGATTCTATCTTAACTCCAAAATAACTAACTACACGTACTTGGTTTAAGATGGGAGCAGTCTCACAAGAGTAGAGAAAGTCCAATTATGACTCAAACCCACTGCAGGTTACAATATTAGTCTGCCTTTGCCTTCTGGTTAAAGCTTGTACAGACCTGTTCCAATATGGTCAGGTCAGGACTCAGGATAGAATACCTAGTTAATTTGCTACTTTGCTGCCCCCCTTTCTTTACTTTTAAAAGATCTGGAACTATGTAACATATATATCAATATAGATATCATCCTGACCTTCCTTCTCTCATTTTGgggaaaaggggaggggggaggggggaggggggagggtgacctcaactaatccaaaaataattttaagCATGCAAATATAAACGAATACATCTGAGCTTCTGTATATCAGAATTATTGTCTGAATAAAGAAGTTGGCATGCATCTGATTACAGAGTGTTTAACATGGCCAAAGACCAGAAAATAGAGTGTCTTTGTTACAGAGCTCTAGGTTGCCTGAATTCTATATCACAACGTGCatgatgcaatgattgatttatgtgtctctctctcctcaaattcgatttttatttttcttttgttcatttcttgacaaccaaaactTGAGGAGATGAATGTGATGAGAAACTGATGGATGTGATAACTGCAGGATGCCAATCACTGTCTACATGTATGATAAGGATGCTGGTGGCCTGATTACCATTGCTGAGTATGGCCAAGAATATGGTAAGGAGGATCCTATCAGAGTCCTCTATCATGGTTTTGGCCACTATGATGCATTGCAGATTCCTGGGAAGAATTGTGTTAGATCAAATCCATAGCATGCTTCATTAGATTCAAGATGGGGAGTGGAAAATAGGAAAAgtttagaagaaaagaagagaaaaaaaggcaagGTTAATTAGGATGAGCAAAATACATGGAACACAATGTCTTATTCTTTTATGTATCTTTTATTTCATCTATAAATCAAGGTAATTTTCTTTGTCCTAGTATGATTACTTCCATCTCATGTCACAGCTCATTACTTCAATGAAAACATTTGTCTTTATATAATGCTCTTATATTTTTGGCTGAAGTGATAGAAAAGGTAAAATAAAGAATGGAAGCAAAATTTTTTGGTAACTGGTGCAGAGGTCTacaataataaaaaggaaagttaCCATAG
Protein-coding sequences here:
- the LOC122075608 gene encoding OVARIAN TUMOR DOMAIN-containing deubiquitinating enzyme 4-like; the encoded protein is MISCSPISTCVKHVVRLSRYDGKQKTAQVCVMVSHSQSNACCFHFHAGDSQPRYAGLTISGNFSKWSRNWHPLTIKSSANSTGQQRTCLGSSSPSQNIFVRLLVPRREICTKVRWNFRPTSPQQGGTSGGLIFGLLVCFSNFNPVYAAVAKRKKDHKDDYESSETTYSHGKKVYTDYSITGIPGDGRCMFRSVAHGACLRSGKPSPSESLQRELADELRARVADEFVKRREETEWFVEGDFDTYVSQIRKPHVWGGEPELFMSSHVLQMPITVYMYDKDAGGLITIAEYGQEYGKEDPIRVLYHGFGHYDALQIPGKNCVRSNP